The DNA window TTGTTTGCGGAGATAGTCATACTTCGACGCATGGTGCGTTTGGCGCATTGGCTTTTGGTATTGGAACAAGTGAAGTCGAACACGTTCTTTCGACGCAAACATTATGGCAATCAAAGCCTAGAACGATGGAAGTTCGAATTGATGGCAAGTTGGGCTTTGGTGTAACTGCTAAAGATGTCATCTTAGCGATTATTTCGAAGTTCGGGATCGATATGGGAACTGGATATGTGATGGAGTATACGGGCGAAGCGGTTCGTAACTTAACAATGGAAGAGCGTATGACGATTTGTAATATGTCTATTGAAGCGGGTGCACGTGCAGGCTTAATTAGCCCAGATCAAACGACAATTGAGTATTTGAGAGGGCGTAGACATGTCCCTGAAGGAGAAGCATTTGAACAGGAAGCTAATCGTTGGTTAGCGCTTGCAACAGAAGAAGGTGCGCAGTATGATGCGACTGTTTCGATCCATGCAGATGAAATTTCTCCATTCGTTACATGGGGCACAAATCCATCAATGGGCTCGGGGATTGCTGAACGTGTTCCATCTGCTGCTGATTATGAGAAGCAGTCAGATAAAGATGCATTAAAACAAGCCTTGGCTTATATGCATTTAGAAGAAGGGATGCCGCTTTCTTCAATTGCGATCCAACACGTTTTTATTGGTTCTTGTACCAATGCACGCCTAGGAGATTTGCGTGCTGCAAGTAGAATCATTCAAGGAAAGAAAGTGCATCCGTCTGTAACGGCGATTGTTGTTCCAGGATCTGAAACGGTAAAAC is part of the Planococcus sp. PAMC 21323 genome and encodes:
- the leuC gene encoding 3-isopropylmalate dehydratase large subunit; the encoded protein is MAKTIIEKIWEQHIVFEEQGKPDLLYIDLHLLHEVTSPQAFEGLRLNGRKVRRPDLCFATMDHNVPTRNRDTITDPISRKQIKTLQDNCDEFGVPLAGINHPDQGIVHVIGPELGLTQPGKTIVCGDSHTSTHGAFGALAFGIGTSEVEHVLSTQTLWQSKPRTMEVRIDGKLGFGVTAKDVILAIISKFGIDMGTGYVMEYTGEAVRNLTMEERMTICNMSIEAGARAGLISPDQTTIEYLRGRRHVPEGEAFEQEANRWLALATEEGAQYDATVSIHADEISPFVTWGTNPSMGSGIAERVPSAADYEKQSDKDALKQALAYMHLEEGMPLSSIAIQHVFIGSCTNARLGDLRAASRIIQGKKVHPSVTAIVVPGSETVKRAAEQEGLDQVFLEAGFEWRETGCSMCLAMNEDSVPAGERCASTSNRNFEGRQGAGSMTHLVSPVMAAAAAIEGHLTDVRNYMERPVATV